In Streptomyces sp. NBC_00306, a single genomic region encodes these proteins:
- a CDS encoding DeoR/GlpR family DNA-binding transcription regulator: protein MTDNQNLLAEQRRALILDEVRRRGGVRVNELTRKLNVSDMTVRRDLDALARQGVVEKVHGGAVPVVEASTHEPGFEAKSALELSAKEDIARAAAQMAVPGSAIALSGGTTTYALAHHLLDVPDLTVVTNSVRVADVFHAAQRAGATAGPRPGGATVVLTGGVRTPSDSLVGPVADQAIRSLHFDVLFLGVHGISVEAGLSTPNLAEAETNRRFVQAARRVVVVADHTKWGTVGLSSFAALAEIDTLVTDAGLSAEAREEIAEHLPGLVVAGGPESSGQDGQEG from the coding sequence GTGACGGACAACCAGAACCTGCTCGCGGAGCAGCGGCGTGCTCTGATCCTCGACGAGGTACGCAGGCGCGGCGGGGTTCGGGTCAACGAACTCACCCGCAAGCTCAATGTCTCCGACATGACCGTGCGCCGGGACCTGGATGCGCTGGCCCGCCAGGGAGTCGTGGAGAAGGTCCACGGCGGTGCTGTGCCGGTGGTCGAGGCGAGCACCCACGAGCCGGGGTTCGAGGCCAAGTCGGCGCTGGAGCTGAGCGCCAAGGAGGACATCGCGCGGGCTGCGGCGCAGATGGCGGTGCCCGGCAGTGCGATCGCCCTGTCCGGCGGGACCACCACGTACGCGCTCGCCCATCATCTGCTGGATGTGCCGGATCTGACGGTGGTGACCAACTCGGTGCGGGTGGCGGACGTGTTCCACGCCGCGCAGCGCGCGGGAGCGACCGCCGGTCCGCGGCCGGGCGGCGCGACGGTGGTCCTCACCGGTGGTGTGCGTACGCCGTCGGACTCGCTGGTGGGTCCGGTCGCCGACCAGGCGATCCGCTCGCTCCACTTCGATGTGCTGTTCCTCGGGGTGCACGGGATCTCGGTGGAAGCGGGGCTGTCCACGCCGAACCTGGCGGAGGCGGAGACGAACCGCCGCTTCGTACAGGCCGCGCGGCGGGTGGTGGTGGTCGCCGACCACACCAAGTGGGGGACGGTGGGCCTGAGTTCGTTCGCCGCCCTTGCGGAGATCGACACGCTGGTCACGGACGCCGGGCTGTCCGCGGAGGCGCGCGAGGAGATCGCGGAGCATCTGCCGGGTCTGGTGGTGGCGGGCGGTCCGGAGAGTTCCGGGCAGGACGGACAGGAGGGCTGA
- a CDS encoding SRPBCC family protein: MTAFRLTRAVTLTADEAWSRVTDWRSHAAQVPLTRLSSVSGVPTGEGTLFVVRSGVGRVGFDDPMEVVRWVPPDGGGTARCRLEKRGRVITGWAEIEVEPQGAGAVVVWTEELRIRLLPRVLDPLVVRVGRVVFGRALDGLLRGRGR, translated from the coding sequence GTGACGGCGTTCCGGCTGACGCGAGCGGTGACACTGACCGCGGACGAGGCGTGGAGCCGGGTCACCGACTGGCGCTCCCATGCGGCGCAGGTGCCGCTCACCCGGCTGTCCTCGGTCTCCGGGGTGCCCACCGGCGAGGGCACGCTGTTCGTCGTGCGCTCAGGGGTGGGACGGGTCGGCTTCGACGATCCGATGGAGGTCGTGCGCTGGGTCCCGCCGGATGGAGGTGGTACGGCCCGCTGCCGGCTGGAGAAGCGGGGCCGGGTGATCACCGGTTGGGCGGAGATCGAGGTGGAACCGCAGGGCGCGGGTGCGGTGGTGGTGTGGACCGAGGAGCTGCGGATCCGGCTGCTGCCGCGGGTCCTGGATCCGCTGGTCGTCCGGGTGGGGCGGGTGGTGTTCGGCCGGGCGCTGGACGGACTGTTGCGGGGACGCGGGCGCTGA